One window of Staphylococcus chromogenes genomic DNA carries:
- the lacG gene encoding 6-phospho-beta-galactosidase, with the protein MKKLPKDFIFGGATAAYQAEGATQTDGKGRVAWDTYLEENYWYTAEPASDFYHRYPVDLELSEQFGVNGIRISIAWSRIFPTGYGEVNAKGVEYYHNLFKECLKRGVEPFVTLHHFDTPETLHSDGDFLNRQNIQHFVDYAAFCFKEFEEVKYWTTFNEIGPIGDGQYLVGKFPPGIQYDFEKVFQSHHNMMVAHAKAVKLYKEQGYTGEIGVVHALPTKYPFDKNNPEDVRAAELEDIIHNKFILDATYLGKYSEATMNGVKHILDVNGGQLDLREEDFEVLEAAKDLNDFLGINYYMSDWMRGFDGESEITHNGKGEKGASKYQLKGVGQREFDIDVPRTDWDWMIYPQGLYDQIMRVKRDYPNYKKIYVTENGLGYKDEFKNNTVEDDARIDYVKQHLEVIADAIEDGANVKGYFIWSLMDVFSWSNGYEKRYGLFYVDFETQERYPKKSAYWYKKLAETQIIE; encoded by the coding sequence ATGAAAAAATTACCGAAGGATTTTATTTTCGGCGGGGCCACTGCAGCGTATCAAGCAGAAGGTGCTACTCAAACTGATGGTAAAGGTCGCGTCGCTTGGGACACATATTTAGAAGAAAATTATTGGTACACAGCTGAGCCAGCAAGTGATTTTTATCATCGTTATCCTGTAGATTTAGAGTTGAGTGAACAATTTGGGGTGAATGGTATTCGTATTTCCATCGCTTGGTCTCGTATTTTTCCAACAGGATATGGTGAAGTTAATGCCAAAGGTGTTGAGTACTATCACAACCTGTTCAAAGAGTGTTTAAAGCGTGGGGTAGAACCCTTTGTCACATTACATCACTTTGATACACCTGAAACGTTACATTCGGATGGTGATTTCTTAAATCGACAAAACATTCAACATTTTGTGGATTATGCAGCATTTTGTTTTAAAGAATTTGAAGAAGTGAAGTATTGGACAACATTTAATGAAATTGGTCCGATTGGCGATGGACAATATTTAGTTGGGAAATTCCCACCAGGGATTCAATATGATTTTGAAAAAGTCTTTCAATCTCATCATAATATGATGGTTGCCCATGCCAAAGCCGTAAAATTATATAAAGAACAAGGATATACTGGGGAGATAGGTGTAGTTCACGCATTACCAACAAAATATCCGTTTGATAAAAATAATCCTGAAGATGTGCGCGCTGCAGAACTCGAAGATATTATTCACAATAAATTTATTCTTGATGCGACATATCTTGGAAAATATTCTGAGGCCACAATGAATGGCGTTAAACACATTTTAGACGTGAATGGTGGACAACTTGATTTACGTGAGGAAGATTTTGAAGTTTTAGAAGCGGCTAAAGATTTAAATGACTTTTTAGGAATTAATTATTACATGAGTGATTGGATGCGTGGTTTTGATGGAGAAAGTGAAATTACGCATAATGGTAAAGGGGAAAAAGGCGCATCTAAATATCAATTAAAAGGGGTAGGTCAACGTGAATTTGATATAGATGTTCCACGAACAGATTGGGACTGGATGATTTATCCTCAAGGACTCTATGATCAAATTATGCGTGTAAAACGTGATTATCCGAATTATAAAAAAATCTATGTCACTGAAAACGGCTTGGGTTATAAAGATGAATTTAAAAATAACACAGTTGAAGATGATGCACGTATTGATTATGTGAAACAACATTTAGAAGTGATTGCGGATGCGATTGAAGATGGCGCAAATGTCAAAGGTTATTTTATTTGGTCATTGATGGATGTCTTCTCTTGGTCAAATGGTTATGAAAAACGTTATGGTCTTTTCTATGTGGATTTTGAGACACAAGAACGCTATCCTAAAAAAAGTGCATATTGGTATAAAAAGCTCGCAGAAACTCAAATCATTGAATAA
- a CDS encoding zinc-binding alcohol dehydrogenase family protein — MKAIVSTQPFELKEGNLFKEIEVTHPHPTKDEVLIKVHATGVNPVDTKTRKAPLNDAYRILGFDAAGEIVACGENVSDFHVGDRVFYAGSNQRQGANQTHQLIPTDYIARIPDDLSYEDAAALPLTALTTYETFFDVFGISKNPEDNKGKTLLIINGAGGVGSIATQIAKAYGLTVVTTAGREETKVWSLQQGADDVLNHKNSLVDEWAKTERLAPDYIFCTYDTDAYFEPMIELVQPRGHIATIVAFKEKQDLNLLKNKSITFTHEFMFARAIHQKEVKQYQTYLIDVADKLEKGQYISTRTKTLEGLSVETVYEAHEEMENQQFIGKLVIKII; from the coding sequence ATGAAAGCTATTGTGAGTACACAGCCTTTCGAACTGAAAGAAGGCAATCTATTTAAAGAAATCGAAGTCACACATCCTCATCCTACGAAAGATGAAGTACTAATAAAAGTACATGCTACGGGAGTCAACCCTGTAGATACAAAAACACGCAAAGCCCCATTAAATGATGCGTATCGTATTCTAGGATTTGATGCTGCGGGGGAAATTGTGGCTTGTGGAGAAAATGTATCTGACTTTCATGTCGGCGACCGTGTATTTTATGCGGGATCTAATCAACGCCAAGGCGCTAATCAAACACATCAACTGATACCTACTGACTATATTGCGCGTATTCCTGATGACTTGTCTTACGAAGATGCTGCGGCGCTTCCATTAACAGCGTTAACCACGTATGAGACGTTTTTTGATGTGTTTGGTATTTCGAAAAACCCTGAAGATAATAAAGGGAAAACACTGCTTATTATTAATGGCGCAGGTGGCGTTGGAAGTATTGCCACACAAATTGCCAAAGCCTACGGATTAACGGTGGTCACAACAGCAGGACGCGAAGAAACGAAAGTTTGGTCCTTACAACAAGGTGCGGATGATGTATTGAATCACAAAAATTCACTCGTGGACGAATGGGCAAAAACAGAACGTCTTGCACCTGATTATATTTTCTGTACTTACGACACAGACGCTTATTTTGAACCGATGATTGAATTAGTACAGCCCCGTGGGCATATCGCAACGATTGTGGCATTCAAAGAAAAACAAGACTTAAATCTTTTGAAAAATAAAAGTATCACATTCACGCATGAGTTTATGTTTGCGAGAGCGATTCATCAAAAAGAGGTTAAACAATATCAAACTTACTTAATAGATGTGGCGGATAAATTAGAAAAAGGGCAATACATTTCAACGCGAACGAAAACGCTTGAAGGTCTCTCTGTGGAAACAGTATACGAAGCGCATGAAGAAATGGAAAATCAACAATTTATTGGTAAATTAGTTATTAAAATCATTTAA